One window of the Corticium candelabrum chromosome 7, ooCorCand1.1, whole genome shotgun sequence genome contains the following:
- the LOC134181839 gene encoding MIT domain-containing protein 1-like isoform X2 has translation MESAVTLLKRAAALDSAKKYSEALICYQEGIQLLMKVLKETSDEEKRKTIRERLQRYMTRAETVKDYAKAIKMAGPHHEQIHITEDATGYSYVNLFSPYLDGSVTTVDIEDPYIRSTHQVYNFLRFCELLVATRSVKKISLITGLSEDYRSREQQMGQLNEIQQSLKSHAVELTISYSDTLHDREIRFSNGWTVKIGRGLDYFKPTKGRFAIGFCDFNLRLCHETTVDVYHRTDTVKPT, from the exons ATGGAGTCGGCTGTGACTCTACTGAAGCGAGCAGCGGCGTTAGATTCTGCAAAAAAGTACTCAGAGGCACTAATATGCTACCAAGAAGGCATACAACTTCTCATGAAGGTCTTGAAAG AAACTTCGGATGAAGAAAAACGTAAGACAATACGAGAGAGGCTACAAAGGTATATGACTAGAGCAGAAACCGTCAAAGACTATGCCAAAGCCATAAAAATGg CCGGTCCACATCACGAGCAGATACACATCACTGAAGATGCCACCGGTTACAGCTATGTCAATCTTTTCAGTCCTTACTTAGATGGCTCTGTCACTACTGTTGATATCGAGGATCCATACATTCGAAGTACCCATCAG GTGTATAATTTTCTTCGATTCTGTGAGCTGCTGGTGGCCACACGGTCAGTGAAGAAAATCAGTCTGATAACTGGATTGTCTGAAGAT TATAGAAGTCGAGAGCAGCAGATGGGTCAGCTAAACGAAATCCAACAGAGTTTGAAAAGTCATGCAGTTGAGTTAACAATTTCATACTCGGACACCCTTCATGACCGAGAAATCAG ATTTAGTAACGGATGGACTGTTAAGATTGGTCGAGGGCTAGATTACTTCAAGCCAACAAAG GGTCGATTTGCTATTGGATTTTGTGACTTCAATTTGCGACTGTGCCATGAGACGACCGTTGACGTTTACCACAGAACAGACACAGTGAAGCCTACGTAG
- the LOC134181839 gene encoding MIT domain-containing protein 1-like isoform X1, with product MESAVTLLKRAAALDSAKKYSEALICYQEGIQLLMKVLKETSDEEKRKTIRERLQRYMTRAETVKDYAKAIKMGTQSQEMADTSSTQIESRKRKRASSPIEEQHDATGPHHEQIHITEDATGYSYVNLFSPYLDGSVTTVDIEDPYIRSTHQVYNFLRFCELLVATRSVKKISLITGLSEDYRSREQQMGQLNEIQQSLKSHAVELTISYSDTLHDREIRFSNGWTVKIGRGLDYFKPTKGRFAIGFCDFNLRLCHETTVDVYHRTDTVKPT from the exons ATGGAGTCGGCTGTGACTCTACTGAAGCGAGCAGCGGCGTTAGATTCTGCAAAAAAGTACTCAGAGGCACTAATATGCTACCAAGAAGGCATACAACTTCTCATGAAGGTCTTGAAAG AAACTTCGGATGAAGAAAAACGTAAGACAATACGAGAGAGGCTACAAAGGTATATGACTAGAGCAGAAACCGTCAAAGACTATGCCAAAGCCATAAAAATGg GTACCCAATCACAAGAGATGGCTGATACCTCAAGCACACAGATAGAATCAAGAAAAAGGAAACGAGCATCTTCGCCTATTGAAGAGCAACACGATGCCA CCGGTCCACATCACGAGCAGATACACATCACTGAAGATGCCACCGGTTACAGCTATGTCAATCTTTTCAGTCCTTACTTAGATGGCTCTGTCACTACTGTTGATATCGAGGATCCATACATTCGAAGTACCCATCAG GTGTATAATTTTCTTCGATTCTGTGAGCTGCTGGTGGCCACACGGTCAGTGAAGAAAATCAGTCTGATAACTGGATTGTCTGAAGAT TATAGAAGTCGAGAGCAGCAGATGGGTCAGCTAAACGAAATCCAACAGAGTTTGAAAAGTCATGCAGTTGAGTTAACAATTTCATACTCGGACACCCTTCATGACCGAGAAATCAG ATTTAGTAACGGATGGACTGTTAAGATTGGTCGAGGGCTAGATTACTTCAAGCCAACAAAG GGTCGATTTGCTATTGGATTTTGTGACTTCAATTTGCGACTGTGCCATGAGACGACCGTTGACGTTTACCACAGAACAGACACAGTGAAGCCTACGTAG